The Humulus lupulus chromosome 4, drHumLupu1.1, whole genome shotgun sequence genome has a window encoding:
- the LOC133833134 gene encoding uncharacterized protein LOC133833134: protein MRKSANEAYDLLEEMAMNNQQWSSERSSSRKVAGLYEVDAISKLTAQVEVLTKQLQGNIITAPVQQAQTLCEVCGGPHAYEQCQYANVNNMPMEQAQAIGNFPRQSNNNPYSNSFNQGWRNHPNFSWKNDQQGQSSNQQQSSQQQPQGFFQPRFRPQQQPQPPTHHQQQQNFGGNSNAQSDVLNQFMAETRSSIRNLETQMGQLATLMANRAQGNLPSTTEVNPKENCKAITLRSGKNYEGPSEKQSVEEVGQDQQAQAQKEKKHSEKKATEGIPTKKASPPISIEHDIKTPYPQRLRKNNMDKQFTKFLEVLKKLHINIPFAEALEKMPSYVKFMKDILSKKRKMEDFEIVAFTEECRAILQKKLPPKLRDPGSFKIPCTIGRIEGINALCDLGASINLMPLSVFKRLQLGEAKPTTVTLQLADRSLAHPRGVIEDVLVKVDKFIFPVDFIVLDMEEDSNVPIILGSPFLATGQALIDVQIGELKLRVQGEEVVFNVLKAMTYPGASDN, encoded by the coding sequence ATGAGAAAGAGCGCCAATGAGGCATATGACTTGTTGGAggaaatggccatgaataatCAGCAATGGTCAAGTGAAAGAAGCTCTTCAAGGAAAGTGGCCGGTCTGTATGAAGTGGATGCAATTTCGAAGTTGACTGCTCAAGTTGAGGTCTTGACTAAGCAATTGCAAGGCAATATAATAACAGCTCCAGTGCAACAGGCCCAGACTTTGTGTGAAGTATGTGGGGGCCCTCATGCCTATGAACAGTGTCAGTATGCTAATGTAAACAACATGCCCATGGAGCAAGCTCAAGCTATTGGGAATTTTCCTCGACAGAGCAACAACAACCCTTATTCCAATTCCTTCAACCAAGGGTGGAGGAATCATCCCAATTTTTCTTGGAAGAATGATCAGCAAGGTCAATCTTCAAACCAACAACAGTCATCCCAACAACAGCCACAGGGGTTCTTTCAGCCGAGATTTAGGCCGCAGCAACAACCTCAACCGCCTactcatcatcaacaacaacaaaattttggTGGAAATTCTAATGCTCAGTCAGATGTGCTAAACCAATTCATGGCTGAAACTAGGTCTTCTATTAGAAACCTAGAGACCCAAATGGGACAATTGGCTACTCTCATGGCTAATCGTGCCCAAGGTAACTTGCCTAGCACCACTGAAGTTAATCCGAAGGAGAATTGCAAGGCAATCACGTTAAGAAGTGGGAAGAATTATGAGGGACCAAGTGAGAAGCAGTCAGTTGAAGAAGTGGGTCAGGATCAACAGGCACAGGCACAAAAGGAAAAGAAGCACAGTGAGAAGAAGGCTACTGAAGGCATACCAACAAAAAAAGCTTCGCCACCAATTAGTATTGAGCATGACATAAAGACTCCCTACCCCCAAAGGCTCCGTAAGAACAACATGGACAAGCAGTTTACTAAATTCTTGGAAGTATTAAAGAAACTGCATATCAACATTCCATTTGCGGAGGCCTTAGAGAAAATGCCGAGCTATGTCAAGTTCATGAAGGACATCttgtccaagaagaggaagatggagGACTTTGAAATTGTGGCATTTACAGAAGAGTGTAGGGCTATACTGCAAAAGAAGCTCCCTCCTAAACtgagagatcctgggagtttcaaAATACCGTGCACTATTGGGAGAATTGAGGGAATAAATGCTCTTTGTGATTTGGGGGCTAGTATCAACCTGATGCCATTGTCAGTTTTCAAGAGATTGCAACTTGGAGAAGCCAAGCCCACAACTGTAACTTTGCAACTAGCTGACCGTTCGTTGGCACATCCAAGAGGGGTAATTGAAGATGTCCTTGTCAAAGTAGACAAGTTTATTTTTCCTGTCGATTTCATAGTTCTTGACATGGAAGAGGATAGCAATGTTCCCATCATCCTTGGGAGTCCCTTCTTGGCAACAGGCCAAGCACTTATAGATGTTCAGATTGGTGAGTTGAAGTTGAGAGTGCAAGGGGAAGAAGTTGTATTCAATGTGCTCAAGGCCATGACTTATCCTGGAGCTAGTGATAATTGA